One Clostridium estertheticum DNA segment encodes these proteins:
- a CDS encoding sensor histidine kinase, translated as MNKLNITLKWRFTLLTVILIAISCVAIVTSMNIDIKRTIPTGSLTSSYTENFKAKENGISPALPTGSIDNSQSSTAAIVASEATMAKAVSSIYTGSIITLLIIISLGGISAYLIADKALKPVQVLNENIKNISENNLLANLEVQGPHDEIKELTISFNQMLAKLNNAFTSQKRFNASVAHELKTPLAAMKINIDVLNDGEQKTVEEYKETLDIVEKSVGKMNSMIETLLDLVREENTSLDDQVYVVNIIEDVVEDLTIIAETNHIALDFKILTSVSSIKGNEVLLYRAIYNVVENSIKYNKLNGKVTVNCEQEKDTIRIEIKDTGKGIPIEEINNIFEPFYRVDRFNVNSSNGMGLGLSLTKSTITIHGGEIKVYSEPDRGTRVTISLPVI; from the coding sequence ATGAATAAACTAAATATCACACTTAAATGGAGATTTACTCTATTAACAGTTATTCTTATCGCCATATCCTGTGTTGCTATTGTAACTTCTATGAATATCGATATTAAAAGAACAATACCAACTGGTAGTCTTACTAGTAGCTATACTGAAAATTTTAAGGCAAAAGAAAATGGGATCTCACCAGCCCTGCCAACGGGTTCTATAGATAATAGTCAATCATCTACAGCAGCCATTGTAGCATCTGAAGCCACAATGGCAAAGGCTGTTTCTAGTATATATACGGGATCTATCATAACTCTACTCATAATTATTTCTCTAGGAGGCATAAGTGCCTATCTCATTGCAGATAAGGCTTTAAAACCTGTACAGGTCCTAAATGAAAATATAAAAAATATTAGTGAAAATAATTTATTAGCCAATCTAGAGGTCCAAGGTCCACATGATGAAATTAAGGAGCTTACCATTTCATTTAATCAAATGTTAGCAAAGCTTAACAACGCCTTTACCTCTCAAAAACGATTTAATGCCAGTGTAGCCCATGAACTTAAAACACCTTTAGCCGCCATGAAGATTAATATAGATGTATTAAATGACGGAGAACAAAAAACGGTAGAAGAGTATAAAGAAACGCTAGATATTGTAGAAAAATCAGTAGGTAAGATGAACAGCATGATAGAAACTCTTTTAGACTTAGTTAGAGAGGAAAATACTTCTTTAGATGACCAGGTTTATGTGGTTAATATTATAGAGGATGTAGTTGAGGATTTAACAATCATTGCAGAAACCAATCATATAGCGTTAGATTTCAAAATATTGACATCCGTTTCATCTATTAAAGGAAATGAAGTGCTCCTCTACAGAGCGATTTATAATGTGGTAGAAAATAGTATAAAATATAACAAGTTAAATGGAAAAGTTACAGTTAACTGCGAACAGGAGAAGGATACCATAAGGATTGAAATTAAGGATACAGGTAAAGGTATACCTATAGAAGAAATTAATAATATCTTTGAACCCTTTTATAGAGTGGATAGATTTAATGTAAACTCAAGTAATGGCATGGGATTAGGCTTATCCTTAACTAAGTCAACTATCACCATTCATGGCGGTGAGATTAAGGTTTATAGTGAACCTGATAGGGGAACTAGGGTTACAATCAGCTTACCTGTAATTTGA
- a CDS encoding response regulator transcription factor produces the protein MRLLIVEDEISILEALQKGLKKDGYAVDMAPDGDEAIELISFNTYDLIVLDINLPGVDGFSILKDLRENNPDTRVIIVSANREIEDRIKGLDLGANDYLVKPFDFQELKARIRCLLRREFVSKPNILKEDGLELNFSTLKISYDGKDIPLTLKEYSILKYLLQNKGRAVSSEELFNHIWDDHTDPFTKVIRVHIYSLRKKLISATGKEDIITTLKGVGYLFRGAQNE, from the coding sequence ATGAGATTGTTAATTGTGGAAGATGAAATCAGTATATTAGAAGCACTCCAAAAAGGTCTAAAAAAGGATGGCTACGCAGTAGATATGGCACCAGATGGAGATGAGGCTATAGAGCTTATAAGTTTTAACACCTATGATTTAATTGTGCTAGATATTAATTTGCCTGGGGTGGATGGTTTCTCTATTCTAAAGGATTTAAGAGAAAATAACCCAGATACTAGAGTAATAATTGTATCTGCTAATAGAGAAATTGAAGATCGCATAAAAGGATTAGATTTAGGGGCTAATGATTATTTAGTTAAACCCTTTGATTTCCAAGAGTTAAAGGCAAGAATACGGTGTTTATTACGAAGAGAATTTGTTAGTAAACCTAATATTCTAAAGGAAGACGGTCTTGAACTTAACTTTTCTACTCTTAAAATAAGTTATGACGGAAAGGATATTCCGTTAACACTAAAGGAATATTCTATATTAAAATACTTGCTTCAAAATAAAGGAAGGGCCGTGAGTAGTGAGGAGTTATTTAATCATATTTGGGATGATCATACAGACCCTTTCACAAAGGTTATTAGAGTGCATATTTATTCCTTGAGAAAAAAATTGATAAGTGCTACAGGTAAAGAGGATATCATCACCACACTAAAAGGCGTTGGATACCTATTTAGAGGTGCTCAAAATGAATAA